One Sphingobacteriales bacterium DNA segment encodes these proteins:
- a CDS encoding CDGSH iron-sulfur domain-containing protein, whose product MTDNPNNDPDKPIIQQKSPYCVTIEAQKKFSWCSCGRSQTDPRCDGTHKTTCNLRPITHFYEETTTVWFCGCKQTKHPLGYCDGSHKKLT is encoded by the coding sequence ATGACCGATAACCCAAATAACGACCCCGACAAACCCATTATTCAGCAAAAATCGCCCTACTGTGTTACCATCGAGGCACAAAAAAAATTCTCGTGGTGCTCGTGCGGGCGAAGCCAAACCGACCCACGCTGCGATGGCACGCATAAGACTACTTGCAATTTGCGCCCCATTACTCATTTTTACGAAGAAACTACTACGGTTTGGTTTTGTGGATGCAAGCAAACCAAACATCCCTTGGGCTACTGCGATGGCTCGCATAAAAAGTTAACCTAA
- the atpF gene encoding F0F1 ATP synthase subunit B, giving the protein MVLLNALLTPDYGLIFWTALIFLILWYFLGRFAWKPIAEALKSRETKITDSLNEAQKAREEMANLKADNERLLNEAKEERARIIKEAKEIGDNIVNQAKDKAKSEIAEIKEAAQLDIQNQKMAAITEVKNLIGTYAIQLSEQVLGRELKDRKEQETYVLEQVSKMKF; this is encoded by the coding sequence ATGGTGCTACTAAATGCTCTACTAACGCCCGATTATGGTCTTATTTTTTGGACGGCTTTAATATTTTTAATTCTGTGGTATTTTTTAGGTCGTTTTGCATGGAAACCAATTGCCGAAGCGCTAAAAAGCCGCGAAACCAAAATAACCGACTCGCTAAATGAAGCTCAAAAAGCCCGCGAAGAAATGGCTAACCTAAAAGCCGATAACGAGCGCCTTTTAAATGAAGCAAAAGAAGAGCGCGCCCGTATAATTAAAGAAGCAAAAGAAATTGGCGACAATATTGTAAACCAAGCAAAAGATAAAGCCAAATCTGAAATTGCCGAAATTAAAGAGGCCGCTCAACTTGATATACAAAATCAAAAAATGGCGGCAATTACCGAAGTTAAAAACCTTATTGGCACTTATGCCATCCAACTTTCAGAACAAGTATTAGGCCGTGAATTAAAAGACCGCAAAGAGCAAGAAACCTACGTTTTAGAACAAGTAAGTAAAATGAAATTTTAA
- a CDS encoding fibronectin type III domain-containing protein, producing MQKALLFLIILIAVIVITPFQLIAQNNLDRSVRVSAVVTESPASITLNWVLHADATGYTIYRKAKGASFWGSPKATLTGTTNTWTDNAVIVGNTYEYRIDKSGGAATGYGYILSGIKVAATHSRGKMLLLIDDTYTTPLATEIDRLIADMRGDGWQVIRKDISRTLPVPDVKDIIKTEYNADPTNFNTLFILGHIAVPYSGNIYPDGHPDHQGAWPADVYYAEMNSTWTDVTVNNTVANRPENDNIPDDGKFDQSAIPSDVELQVGRVDVYNMPSINPDDVVLMKQYLNKNHAFRTGAFTVQRRGLVDDNFMGYNIAITGLRNFPPMFDAANVVDNYVNGADYVTLLTAGDYLFTYGCGGGWYQGASGVASTGTWATDSLKTVFTSLAGSYFGDWDNADAFLRAPLASKSPTLINFWGGIPHWPIHYFAMGDPIGLCTKLSQNNGGLYDGNFNGAQRSIHIALMGDPTLRLHNMGMPTLLTATPTLDQTKIDLSWTAATGSILGYHIYRTDSLHKAFTLLNTSPVTGTTYQDVMPMGGQNIYMVRAVLLENSASGTYHNLSTGTISNAVNLPVPFLKIKTLLQGPYAGGGQMNATLKSKDLIPLAQPYNIAPWNYAGTENTALIPSNVVDWVLVELRSKADSTVIRGQKACFIKTDGQIVDANNNTELSFPGLSPGENVFIALRHRNHLAVLSKTALAFNNASSHNLSLPANILDGGTQLANLGDGYYGLKAGDCNANGTITVADFNIYSSQASQIAVYKAGDCNLDGNVTISDFNKYQPNTSAIAVAVVRY from the coding sequence ATGCAAAAGGCGCTACTATTTTTAATTATTTTAATTGCTGTAATTGTTATTACTCCATTCCAACTTATAGCCCAAAACAACCTCGACCGCTCGGTGCGGGTTAGCGCCGTAGTAACCGAATCGCCGGCAAGTATTACTTTAAACTGGGTATTACATGCCGATGCCACTGGTTATACCATTTACCGCAAAGCCAAAGGCGCAAGTTTTTGGGGCTCGCCCAAGGCTACTCTTACCGGTACCACCAATACCTGGACGGATAACGCCGTTATTGTTGGCAATACTTACGAGTATCGTATTGATAAATCCGGGGGCGCTGCAACAGGCTATGGCTATATTTTATCCGGAATTAAAGTTGCCGCCACACATAGTCGGGGAAAAATGCTGCTTTTAATTGACGACACTTATACCACGCCATTGGCAACCGAAATTGACCGTTTAATTGCCGACATGCGCGGAGATGGCTGGCAAGTTATCCGGAAAGATATTAGCCGTACCCTACCTGTTCCGGATGTTAAAGACATCATAAAAACCGAATACAACGCCGACCCAACCAATTTTAACACCCTCTTTATTTTAGGGCATATTGCAGTGCCGTATTCAGGAAATATTTACCCCGATGGCCACCCCGACCACCAAGGCGCTTGGCCTGCCGATGTGTATTATGCCGAAATGAACAGCACATGGACAGATGTAACCGTAAACAATACCGTAGCAAACCGACCCGAAAACGACAATATTCCGGATGATGGCAAATTCGACCAAAGCGCCATCCCATCAGACGTTGAGCTGCAAGTTGGGCGCGTAGATGTATATAATATGCCGTCAATAAACCCAGACGATGTGGTGCTAATGAAACAATATTTAAACAAAAATCATGCTTTTAGAACCGGGGCATTTACAGTACAGAGGCGCGGTTTGGTTGATGATAATTTTATGGGCTATAATATTGCTATTACCGGATTGCGAAATTTTCCGCCTATGTTCGATGCCGCTAATGTGGTTGATAACTATGTAAATGGTGCCGACTACGTTACCCTTTTAACCGCAGGCGATTATTTATTTACCTACGGCTGCGGCGGTGGATGGTACCAGGGGGCAAGCGGAGTCGCCTCTACCGGTACATGGGCTACCGATTCATTAAAAACTGTTTTTACTAGTTTAGCCGGAAGCTATTTTGGCGACTGGGATAATGCCGATGCTTTTTTGCGGGCACCATTAGCCTCAAAATCGCCTACTTTAATTAATTTTTGGGGCGGAATCCCACACTGGCCTATTCACTATTTTGCCATGGGCGACCCTATTGGGCTTTGTACTAAATTGTCGCAAAATAACGGTGGTTTATACGATGGCAATTTTAACGGCGCACAACGCTCTATACATATCGCTTTAATGGGCGACCCCACTTTGCGCCTACATAATATGGGTATGCCTACCTTGCTAACGGCAACGCCAACCCTTGACCAAACCAAAATTGACCTCAGTTGGACGGCAGCAACAGGCAGCATTTTGGGCTACCATATATACCGCACCGATAGCCTGCACAAAGCTTTTACCTTGCTAAACACCAGCCCTGTTACAGGCACAACCTACCAAGATGTAATGCCTATGGGCGGGCAAAATATATACATGGTTAGGGCTGTATTACTCGAAAACTCGGCAAGCGGCACTTACCATAACCTTAGTACGGGTACAATTAGCAATGCCGTAAATTTGCCAGTGCCTTTTTTGAAAATTAAAACACTACTGCAAGGGCCTTATGCCGGCGGTGGGCAAATGAATGCCACTTTAAAAAGCAAAGATTTAATTCCTTTAGCCCAACCTTATAATATAGCCCCATGGAATTATGCCGGCACCGAAAATACTGCCCTAATTCCAAGCAACGTAGTTGATTGGGTATTAGTTGAATTGCGCTCAAAAGCAGACAGCACAGTTATTCGTGGCCAAAAAGCTTGTTTTATTAAAACCGATGGACAAATTGTAGATGCTAATAACAATACAGAACTTAGTTTTCCCGGATTATCGCCCGGAGAAAATGTATTTATAGCGCTGCGCCACCGGAATCATTTGGCTGTTCTATCAAAAACGGCTTTAGCATTTAACAACGCAAGTTCGCACAATTTATCATTGCCGGCAAATATATTAGACGGGGGAACCCAGTTAGCCAATTTAGGCGATGGTTATTATGGGCTAAAAGCAGGAGATTGTAATGCAAATGGCACTATTACCGTAGCCGATTTTAATATTTACAGCAGCCAAGCCAGCCAAATTGCCGTTTACAAAGCTGGAGACTGTAATTTAGATGGCAACGTAACTATTAGCGATTTTAATAAATACCAGCCAAACACTTCGGCCATTGCAGTAGCCGTAGTCAGGTATTAG
- a CDS encoding DUF4349 domain-containing protein, with the protein MKNLSFICLVAIFYLTACGGANYENKAAYSYKSEADASTQSRSMPNVEAQAAPAAGSGEIALEGNEDSRLNQTGTTVSSGQIETAKKIVKTANIEFQVQKFEEDGKAIKALCGKYKADITNESQQSESYKTRNYLTIRIANDQFDSFIEELMALSVYTDQKNISTDDKTMEYVDIDARLKTKLALEARYREILKQAKSIKEILEVESQIGQIRAEIESAQSRLNEINRSVARSTIHLTYYQKLDYKPQPTIGFFGKLLQALENGWRGFLELIIGLVNIWPLIILTFLGVWLIRAFLRRRSAKKLKLPTTNNNQQNIN; encoded by the coding sequence ATGAAAAATCTTAGTTTTATTTGCCTTGTCGCAATTTTTTACCTAACTGCATGTGGCGGAGCAAATTATGAAAATAAAGCAGCTTATTCGTACAAAAGCGAAGCAGATGCAAGCACCCAAAGTCGTTCGATGCCTAATGTAGAGGCACAAGCAGCGCCGGCTGCCGGCAGTGGCGAAATTGCATTGGAAGGCAATGAAGACAGCCGCTTAAATCAAACAGGTACAACTGTTAGTTCCGGCCAAATTGAAACTGCTAAAAAAATAGTCAAAACGGCTAATATTGAGTTTCAAGTACAAAAATTTGAGGAGGATGGCAAAGCTATTAAAGCCTTGTGCGGCAAATATAAAGCCGATATTACCAACGAAAGTCAGCAAAGCGAGTCGTATAAGACGCGCAATTATTTAACCATACGTATTGCAAACGACCAGTTCGACAGTTTTATTGAGGAACTCATGGCTTTGTCGGTATATACCGACCAAAAAAACATCAGCACAGACGATAAAACAATGGAGTATGTAGATATTGATGCCCGCCTCAAAACCAAATTAGCGCTTGAAGCTCGCTACCGCGAAATTTTAAAACAGGCCAAATCCATTAAGGAAATTTTAGAGGTCGAGTCGCAAATTGGCCAAATAAGGGCCGAAATTGAATCGGCGCAAAGCAGGCTGAACGAAATAAACCGCAGTGTAGCGCGCAGTACTATTCACCTTACATACTACCAGAAATTGGACTATAAACCTCAGCCCACTATTGGCTTTTTTGGAAAACTGCTACAAGCCCTTGAAAATGGTTGGCGCGGATTTTTAGAGTTAATAATAGGCTTGGTAAATATTTGGCCTTTGATTATTTTGACGTTTTTGGGTGTTTGGTTGATAAGAGCATTTTTGAGGCGCAGGTCGGCTAAAAAATTGAAACTGCCCACCACCAACAACAACCAACAAAATATTAATTGA
- the atpH gene encoding ATP synthase F1 subunit delta translates to MSVHKIATRYAKALLDLAIEQNQLDEVYNDVQKVNDALKNRDLWLLMKSPDVNYQKKQQITDLLFGNSLGIIMKSYLKLVIGKRREFYLPELVSAFLEQYKIHKGIVSATLTTAFAATDEIIAKVKNLILEKTGKTAVELETKIDPTVIGGFILKFNNLLYDTSIFNRYDQLKLVFSDTTYVKQY, encoded by the coding sequence ATGTCTGTTCATAAAATAGCAACCCGTTACGCCAAAGCTTTGCTTGATTTAGCCATAGAGCAAAATCAACTTGATGAGGTTTACAACGATGTGCAAAAAGTAAACGATGCCCTAAAAAACCGCGACCTTTGGCTGTTAATGAAAAGTCCGGATGTAAACTACCAAAAAAAGCAACAAATTACCGATTTATTGTTTGGGAATTCATTAGGTATAATTATGAAAAGCTACTTGAAATTGGTAATTGGCAAACGCCGCGAATTTTATTTGCCGGAATTAGTAAGTGCTTTTTTAGAGCAGTACAAAATACACAAAGGCATTGTTAGCGCAACACTTACTACCGCTTTTGCAGCAACCGACGAAATTATTGCCAAAGTAAAAAACCTAATTTTAGAAAAAACAGGCAAAACAGCCGTTGAATTAGAAACTAAAATAGACCCAACTGTAATTGGTGGCTTTATATTAAAATTTAATAATTTACTTTACGACACTAGCATTTTTAATCGGTACGACCAACTTAAATTGGTATTTAGCGACACCACTTACGTTAAACAATATTAA
- a CDS encoding biopolymer transporter ExbD, translating into MFYRQKRSIPEINAASMADIAFLLLIFFLLATTMDVEKGLMATLPPLEDPALPAAPPQEVLPQNALEITILADNTLQVEKSTLMIEQLQEYTENFFNNYGTDPRLSEHPTKGVIALTVDKNSTYQTYIEVQNALKLAVDNLRNNWSTKTYGQPYLNMPEAEQKKARDLFPLKISETQLP; encoded by the coding sequence ATGTTTTACAGGCAAAAACGCAGTATCCCCGAAATAAATGCCGCCTCAATGGCCGATATTGCATTTCTATTGCTCATCTTCTTTTTACTTGCCACCACAATGGATGTTGAAAAAGGATTGATGGCTACATTGCCACCGCTTGAAGACCCGGCCTTACCCGCCGCTCCACCACAAGAGGTATTGCCCCAAAACGCCCTCGAAATTACAATTTTGGCCGACAATACCCTGCAAGTCGAAAAATCTACCTTGATGATTGAACAATTACAAGAATATACCGAAAATTTTTTTAACAACTATGGCACAGACCCCCGTTTAAGCGAACACCCCACGAAAGGGGTAATTGCCTTAACAGTCGATAAAAATAGTACCTACCAAACCTATATTGAAGTACAAAATGCACTGAAATTGGCAGTTGATAACCTTCGCAATAACTGGAGCACCAAAACTTACGGCCAGCCTTACTTAAATATGCCCGAAGCAGAGCAAAAAAAAGCGCGCGACCTTTTCCCGCTAAAAATATCCGAAACCCAACTACCTTAA
- a CDS encoding amidase: MQQKSGFTMFSLNEFEVWLFDTQIARTINHIQIHHTLIPSYKQFNSHSHFDNLVEMRHFHKVNRGFSDIAQNLTIFPDGKIALCRSFEKQPAGIAKRNIGGICIENLGNFDAGKDEMTSAQADVIIHVVALLCKRFALQPTIDTVVYHHWFDLSTGKRTNGDSGITKSCPGTNFFGGNKVANAKTNFLPLVAAQLKALTNQTQIPNDDDLPDNNLLKNYGMVTANALNIRNGAGTNYPIKMVTFYGAILRIYEQSNGWVRVSAKRNEWVMEKYLQLGQKAIVAEVELLNVRTGPGTEFEIFDQLAVEQDVLVFEKLNNWCKIDLSGLWVSGKYLSFV; the protein is encoded by the coding sequence ATGCAACAAAAAAGCGGATTTACGATGTTTAGCTTAAACGAGTTTGAAGTTTGGCTTTTTGACACCCAAATAGCCCGCACTATTAACCACATACAAATACATCACACGCTAATTCCTAGTTACAAACAATTTAACAGCCACAGCCATTTTGACAATTTAGTTGAGATGCGCCATTTCCACAAAGTAAACAGAGGATTTAGTGATATTGCACAAAACCTAACCATTTTTCCGGATGGCAAAATAGCCCTCTGCCGCAGTTTTGAAAAACAACCTGCTGGCATTGCTAAACGCAATATTGGCGGCATTTGTATTGAAAATTTGGGCAATTTTGATGCGGGCAAAGATGAAATGACCTCGGCGCAAGCAGATGTTATTATACATGTTGTTGCTTTATTGTGTAAACGATTTGCTTTACAACCTACTATCGATACAGTTGTATATCATCACTGGTTTGATTTAAGCACTGGAAAACGCACAAATGGAGATAGCGGCATAACCAAATCGTGTCCTGGCACAAATTTTTTTGGTGGAAACAAAGTTGCAAACGCAAAAACAAATTTTTTACCCCTTGTGGCTGCTCAGCTAAAAGCGTTGACCAACCAAACACAGATTCCAAACGATGATGATTTGCCCGATAACAATTTATTAAAAAATTATGGAATGGTAACTGCAAACGCACTAAATATCAGAAACGGGGCTGGCACAAATTATCCGATTAAAATGGTTACTTTTTATGGGGCAATTTTACGCATTTACGAGCAATCTAACGGATGGGTGCGCGTATCGGCTAAACGAAACGAGTGGGTAATGGAAAAATATTTACAATTAGGCCAAAAAGCAATAGTAGCTGAAGTAGAATTGCTGAATGTGCGCACCGGGCCCGGCACCGAGTTTGAAATATTTGATCAATTAGCCGTAGAACAAGACGTATTAGTTTTTGAAAAACTGAATAACTGGTGCAAAATTGATTTATCGGGGTTGTGGGTAAGCGGAAAATATTTATCGTTTGTATGA
- the atpE gene encoding ATP synthase F0 subunit C: protein MDFMPILLELTGNIAALGGGIGAGLAACGAGIGVGRIGGSAVESIARQPEASNDIRANMILTAALVEGVALFGVVVGLLTMLL from the coding sequence ATGGACTTCATGCCCATTTTACTTGAATTAACGGGCAATATAGCCGCTCTTGGCGGTGGTATTGGCGCTGGTTTAGCTGCTTGTGGTGCTGGTATTGGCGTAGGCCGTATTGGTGGTTCGGCGGTTGAATCTATTGCACGGCAACCCGAAGCCTCGAACGATATTAGGGCTAACATGATTTTGACTGCAGCCCTTGTAGAAGGTGTAGCACTTTTTGGTGTGGTGGTAGGTTTGTTAACAATGTTGTTATAA
- a CDS encoding MotA/TolQ/ExbB proton channel family protein produces the protein MSVFIRIYHKILLRPYLPLVVLGVVLLFLLNLNLAAQTSTGIPVDETNQTMLKRYFVEGGWQYMGSILICFVLGLAICIERILLLNLSTTNNQRLLDRLETSFKNNDLNQAKEICRATRGPVAAIFHHALERVGDGSLDLVEKSIASYGSVQTAKLERGLTWIALFIAIAPMLGFLGTVIGMVQAFDAIEAAGDISPTLVARGIKVALLTTVFGLIVAIILQVFYNYLVSKIDHLIIGMEDAAISLIDLLAKYNTTNPPE, from the coding sequence ATGTCAGTTTTTATCCGGATATATCATAAAATACTATTACGCCCCTATTTGCCCCTTGTTGTTTTAGGTGTAGTATTGCTTTTTCTACTCAACCTAAATTTAGCGGCACAAACCAGCACAGGCATACCCGTTGACGAAACTAACCAAACCATGTTAAAACGCTATTTTGTTGAAGGCGGCTGGCAATACATGGGTTCAATACTAATTTGTTTTGTTTTAGGGCTGGCTATATGTATAGAGCGAATTTTACTGTTAAACCTCTCGACGACCAATAATCAACGCCTGCTCGACCGACTTGAAACAAGTTTTAAAAACAACGACCTAAACCAAGCAAAAGAAATTTGCCGAGCTACACGCGGCCCTGTTGCCGCTATTTTTCATCATGCCCTCGAAAGGGTAGGTGATGGCAGCTTAGATTTGGTCGAAAAATCAATAGCTTCGTATGGTTCGGTACAAACAGCAAAATTAGAGCGCGGCTTAACCTGGATAGCTTTATTTATTGCCATTGCCCCCATGCTGGGTTTTTTGGGTACTGTAATTGGTATGGTTCAAGCCTTTGATGCTATTGAAGCCGCCGGAGATATTTCGCCCACTTTGGTTGCACGTGGTATTAAAGTTGCCCTGCTAACAACCGTTTTTGGTTTAATTGTAGCTATTATTTTACAAGTTTTTTACAACTATTTAGTATCTAAAATAGACCATTTAATTATAGGTATGGAAGATGCCGCTATTTCGCTGATAGATTTGCTGGCAAAGTATAACACAACTAATCCACCAGAATAA
- a CDS encoding diacylglycerol kinase family lipid kinase: protein MGLLTKNAWFVILNPASRMGKSYKIWQKTINPLLQQLGIKYELYQTTAPLHAAELVQQAAAQGYTQILAVGGDGLLHEVVNGLMKLPAEKRPLLGVIPCGTGNDWVKTLGIPVQPQKSLAAFRTGKIKSFDVAKVNVSQPNGTSSNFYSCNVAGAGFDGYVAQAMLHWPNAKRWGRASYFAAILKSMWAYKNVNCTVTTNEGQIYEGPLYLMAAGIGKFVGGGMMLCPNASPHDGLLDVTLIKGLNKLQVLQQLPNLYNGKFIGHPQIAVFTCKWITINAETPLYLQAEGELLGHTPIRIEIIPEAIQVVVPN from the coding sequence ATGGGCTTATTAACAAAAAATGCTTGGTTTGTAATATTAAATCCTGCCTCGCGCATGGGAAAATCGTATAAAATATGGCAAAAAACGATTAACCCTTTATTACAGCAGTTGGGCATAAAATATGAATTGTACCAAACAACAGCCCCCTTACATGCTGCCGAATTAGTACAGCAGGCTGCTGCACAAGGTTATACCCAAATTTTGGCTGTTGGAGGAGACGGTTTATTACACGAAGTTGTGAACGGTTTAATGAAATTGCCAGCAGAAAAACGCCCTTTGTTAGGCGTAATACCTTGTGGCACTGGCAACGATTGGGTTAAAACGTTGGGAATTCCGGTTCAGCCCCAAAAATCGCTTGCCGCTTTTAGGACGGGTAAAATTAAATCTTTTGATGTTGCTAAGGTGAACGTTTCGCAACCCAATGGTACAAGTTCAAATTTTTATAGCTGTAATGTTGCCGGAGCAGGGTTTGATGGCTATGTAGCACAGGCAATGCTGCATTGGCCAAACGCAAAACGCTGGGGGCGGGCATCGTATTTTGCCGCTATTTTAAAAAGTATGTGGGCGTATAAAAATGTAAATTGCACGGTTACAACCAACGAGGGCCAAATTTATGAAGGCCCCTTGTATTTAATGGCAGCCGGAATTGGCAAATTTGTTGGCGGCGGCATGATGCTTTGCCCCAACGCAAGCCCCCACGATGGCTTATTAGATGTAACGTTAATAAAAGGCTTAAATAAATTGCAAGTACTACAACAATTACCCAATTTGTATAATGGCAAATTTATAGGCCATCCACAAATAGCTGTTTTTACTTGTAAATGGATTACCATTAATGCAGAAACACCTTTGTATTTACAGGCCGAAGGCGAGTTATTAGGGCATACGCCTATCCGGATAGAAATTATTCCGGAGGCAATACAAGTGGTAGTTCCAAATTAA
- the atpB gene encoding F0F1 ATP synthase subunit A, producing the protein MFLIFKKFVNIFVSAALMLLLQISVLAQDHNHSHGPGTPPHDHSAPGHTHAPAANAATSGQNSQTEQHSSGEAKKAPDISGMIMNHIGDANEFHLWGHTSISLPCLVYHFNHGFEFFSSGVFNHGHNSYNGYVMQHGRLYFVNDPSFQKAGSVEVHVIDEKGKKHVIANNVKYNDVDRSSFIDFSITKVVFTMLLATLLMILIFTSIARAYKTNHVPKGLASFFEPIIEFVRDNIVKPNIGKNYEKYMPLMLTMFFFIWISNMLGLIPFYPGGGNVMGNISVAFTLAFFVFLIINLSGKKAYWGHIFNPPGMPGWVKAILVPIEILSIFIKPFALMIRLFANIVAGHIIILSFVGIIFILHHIGGPIAGWGTGLISAIFLLFMNALELLVAALQAYIFTMLAAVFIGQALEEHDHHGEEQQHAH; encoded by the coding sequence ATGTTTTTAATATTTAAAAAATTCGTCAATATATTTGTTAGTGCGGCTTTAATGCTACTCCTACAAATTAGTGTTTTAGCACAAGACCATAACCATAGTCATGGCCCGGGTACCCCCCCGCACGACCATAGCGCGCCCGGTCATACGCACGCACCGGCAGCCAACGCAGCAACAAGCGGCCAAAACAGCCAAACGGAACAACATAGTTCTGGTGAGGCAAAAAAAGCCCCAGATATTAGCGGTATGATAATGAACCACATTGGAGACGCTAACGAGTTCCATCTGTGGGGGCATACTTCTATATCTTTGCCTTGCCTTGTGTATCATTTTAATCATGGTTTCGAGTTTTTTTCGTCGGGTGTATTTAACCACGGGCACAACTCGTATAACGGCTATGTAATGCAGCATGGGCGGTTGTATTTTGTAAACGACCCTTCGTTTCAAAAAGCCGGAAGTGTTGAGGTACATGTAATAGACGAAAAAGGCAAAAAACATGTTATAGCCAACAACGTAAAATATAACGATGTTGACCGAAGTAGTTTTATTGATTTTTCAATAACTAAGGTAGTGTTTACCATGCTGTTAGCCACCTTGTTAATGATTTTAATATTTACGAGCATTGCACGTGCCTACAAAACAAACCATGTTCCCAAAGGTTTGGCCTCGTTTTTTGAACCTATCATTGAATTTGTACGCGACAATATAGTAAAACCCAATATCGGCAAAAATTACGAAAAATACATGCCGTTAATGCTAACAATGTTCTTTTTTATTTGGATAAGCAATATGTTAGGCTTGATACCTTTTTATCCGGGAGGTGGTAACGTAATGGGCAATATATCGGTAGCTTTTACGCTGGCTTTTTTTGTTTTTCTAATTATTAATTTATCCGGAAAAAAAGCCTATTGGGGGCATATTTTTAATCCGCCGGGTATGCCCGGATGGGTTAAAGCCATTTTAGTGCCAATAGAAATTTTATCAATATTTATAAAACCATTTGCCTTAATGATACGGTTGTTTGCCAATATAGTTGCCGGACACATCATTATTTTAAGTTTTGTAGGTATTATTTTTATTTTACACCACATTGGCGGCCCAATTGCCGGATGGGGCACCGGACTTATTTCGGCCATATTTTTACTGTTTATGAATGCCCTCGAGTTATTGGTAGCCGCACTGCAAGCCTATATATTTACTATGCTGGCAGCCGTATTTATTGGGCAAGCCCTTGAAGAACACGACCACCACGGCGAAGAACAACAACACGCACATTAA